One window of the Arthrobacter sp. D5-1 genome contains the following:
- a CDS encoding thymidylate synthase: MRELRNHLLAETIDDLMQEAYELVLNDGLEIRPSKGPAKELFGVLLELENPRARVSRSQRREKIFSALGELLWYLSGSDDSTQISHYVRYYEDPGLSIDGHVTGAYGPRLMSFDGVNQIDRVIQTLRQKPDSRNALIQLFDHEDTDNAPCTLAIQFVVREGHLTVMTSMRSNDLYLGLPHDIFAFTMIQEIVARSLSVKVGRYFHSVGSLHLYEKHYRAAREYQDEGWHLNVDMPSMPAGDPWPAIRHLIRTEEEIRTASHVEIDSIDLPPEPYWRDLSLLLYAHKLILEKRLGDLVPIKEALDSPYFRTIIQDRIDMRTNGMSHNVN, from the coding sequence GTGAGGGAACTGCGGAATCATTTGTTGGCCGAGACGATTGACGACCTCATGCAGGAGGCCTACGAACTCGTACTGAACGATGGCCTGGAAATAAGACCCTCTAAGGGGCCGGCCAAAGAACTATTTGGTGTACTACTCGAGCTTGAGAATCCGCGGGCCAGGGTAAGCCGAAGCCAACGCCGCGAAAAAATCTTCAGTGCCCTAGGAGAATTGCTCTGGTACCTGTCGGGATCCGACGACTCCACCCAGATTAGCCACTACGTTCGGTACTACGAAGACCCAGGTCTTTCCATTGACGGCCACGTTACAGGGGCTTATGGCCCTAGGCTCATGAGTTTCGATGGTGTGAACCAAATCGATCGAGTTATTCAAACACTACGCCAGAAGCCTGATTCGCGGAATGCTCTGATTCAACTCTTCGACCATGAGGACACCGACAACGCGCCGTGTACTTTGGCAATACAGTTTGTGGTACGTGAGGGTCACCTCACCGTAATGACAAGCATGCGGTCCAACGATCTTTATCTGGGCCTTCCTCACGATATTTTCGCTTTCACTATGATCCAGGAAATAGTTGCCCGCTCCTTGAGCGTCAAAGTTGGAAGATATTTCCACTCAGTAGGCAGCCTTCATCTATACGAGAAGCACTACCGTGCTGCTCGTGAGTATCAGGATGAAGGTTGGCACCTGAATGTTGACATGCCCTCAATGCCCGCTGGAGACCCCTGGCCAGCGATACGGCACCTTATTCGAACCGAGGAAGAGATTCGCACAGCATCCCATGTTGAGATTGATAGCATCGATCTCCCACCCGAACCCTATTGGCGTGATCTATCCCTGCTCTTGTATGCGCATAAACTCATCCTTGAGAAACGCCTTGGCGATTTGGTACCTATCAAGGAAGCCCTCGACAGTCCCTACTTCCGCACAATCATCCAAGATCGAATAGACATGCGCACCAACGGAATGAGTCACAATGTCAACTAG
- a CDS encoding ImmA/IrrE family metallo-endopeptidase — MMATEQTFIPRWASAPGDTIRNIIDSQGVSPAQVESSCGLKEGELEGLLQGTVHIDQPLAESLSNCLGGSTTFWIRREQRFREQEALVEADRWVETLPLKSMNRLSWLEVPRDWQERIEACLKFFGTDTLDAWRQSYSDQLQTVKFRTSTSFQNQVPSVSTWLRAGELANVGFNGGPLDRVSLSNSIPDLRELTRCPDPEIFLPAIQAILHRSGVSCIVVPTPEGCAASGASRVLQDGSALIQLSGRFLSDDQFWFSLFHEIGHLLLHNEAPLHIDGDPGDFEQDEMEREANSFAANVLWPFAERSDAELGDRPSRRDIVRLASRLGTSPGVVLGQLQSSGVLHYSEFNNLKRRYVRDGSCLLLKR; from the coding sequence ATGATGGCAACCGAGCAAACATTTATCCCCCGGTGGGCAAGTGCTCCGGGTGACACAATCCGGAATATCATTGATAGTCAGGGAGTAAGCCCGGCGCAGGTCGAATCCTCATGCGGGCTCAAAGAGGGCGAGCTTGAAGGACTACTCCAGGGGACAGTACACATCGATCAGCCTCTGGCAGAGTCTCTATCCAACTGTCTTGGTGGGAGCACAACGTTTTGGATCAGGCGCGAACAGAGATTCAGAGAGCAGGAAGCACTGGTCGAAGCAGACCGGTGGGTGGAGACGCTGCCGCTAAAGTCAATGAATCGCCTATCCTGGCTGGAAGTTCCCCGAGATTGGCAGGAACGTATAGAAGCATGCCTGAAGTTTTTTGGTACTGATACACTGGATGCTTGGCGCCAATCGTACTCTGATCAACTCCAAACAGTTAAGTTCAGAACTTCTACGAGCTTCCAGAACCAGGTCCCTTCTGTATCGACATGGCTTCGGGCGGGAGAGCTCGCAAACGTCGGATTCAACGGTGGCCCTTTGGATAGGGTCAGCCTATCGAACTCAATTCCTGATCTGCGAGAATTGACTCGATGCCCCGATCCTGAGATTTTTTTGCCGGCAATCCAAGCAATACTTCATCGCAGTGGTGTTTCCTGCATCGTTGTACCCACACCTGAAGGATGCGCGGCTAGTGGTGCCAGCCGTGTCCTGCAAGACGGTTCGGCTCTAATCCAACTCAGCGGAAGATTTCTGTCCGATGATCAGTTTTGGTTTTCACTATTCCACGAAATTGGCCATCTTTTGCTGCATAATGAAGCACCGCTGCATATAGATGGTGATCCAGGGGACTTTGAACAAGACGAAATGGAGAGGGAAGCTAATTCTTTTGCTGCGAACGTACTTTGGCCCTTCGCTGAGCGCTCTGATGCCGAACTTGGCGACAGGCCGTCGAGGCGCGACATAGTGCGTTTAGCGTCACGCCTTGGAACCAGCCCTGGTGTGGTTCTTGGTCAGCTTCAGAGTAGTGGCGTCCTGCATTACTCCGAATTTAACAATCTCAAACGGCGGTATGTTCGCGATGGTTCTTGCCTCCTGTTGAAGAGATAA
- a CDS encoding TIM barrel protein, whose amino-acid sequence MTYTVNCSILLTELPLLERPAAAKAAGFDAVEFWWPFETSVPTDAQVTEFETAIKDAGVQLTGLNFNAGNMPGGDRGLVSWKGRCSEFKDNIDVVAGIGERLGCKAFNALYGNRQDEFTPEEQDELAAKNLAAAAEGVARIGGTVLLEPVSGAPKYPLLTAEDALKVIARVKAESGAQNIKLLADFYHLAVNGDDVESVIENHAKDFGHIQIADNPGRGAPGTGTLPLGEWIARSRELGYDGYIGLEYKEPQESAFSWAIRQRANAN is encoded by the coding sequence ATGACGTACACAGTGAACTGCTCCATCCTCCTGACGGAGCTGCCCTTGCTCGAGCGCCCCGCCGCCGCGAAGGCAGCCGGTTTTGACGCCGTCGAGTTCTGGTGGCCCTTCGAAACCTCCGTCCCCACCGACGCGCAAGTAACCGAGTTTGAAACTGCCATCAAGGACGCCGGCGTTCAGCTCACGGGCCTGAACTTTAACGCCGGCAACATGCCCGGCGGCGACCGTGGCCTGGTTTCCTGGAAGGGACGTTGCTCCGAGTTCAAGGACAACATCGACGTCGTAGCAGGCATCGGTGAGCGCCTCGGTTGCAAGGCCTTCAACGCCCTCTACGGCAACCGCCAGGACGAGTTCACCCCTGAAGAGCAGGACGAACTCGCGGCCAAGAACCTCGCCGCAGCAGCTGAAGGCGTCGCCCGCATCGGCGGCACCGTCCTCCTCGAGCCGGTCAGCGGCGCACCCAAGTACCCGCTCCTCACCGCCGAAGACGCACTCAAGGTCATTGCCCGCGTCAAGGCAGAATCCGGCGCACAGAACATCAAGCTCCTCGCCGACTTCTACCACCTGGCAGTCAACGGCGACGACGTCGAATCCGTCATCGAGAACCACGCCAAGGACTTCGGCCACATCCAGATCGCCGACAACCCCGGCCGTGGCGCTCCCGGAACCGGCACGCTCCCCCTCGGCGAATGGATCGCCCGCAGCCGCGAACTCGGCTACGACGGCTACATCGGCCTCGAGTACAAGGAACCGCAGGAATCGGCCTTCAGCTGGGCCATCCGTCAGCGCGCCAACGCCAACTAG
- a CDS encoding 2-hydroxy-3-oxopropionate reductase, whose protein sequence is MSNVAVIGLGIMGLPMAINLVKAGHTVTGFNRSQDKIDKLVSEGGQGATSIADAVKDADVVITMVPDSPDVEGVVSGKDGVFANAKKGTLWIDASSIRPDVAKRLSEDAVAAGIRPLDAPVSGGEQGAIDAVLSIMVGGEAADFEAAQDVLNAVGKTIVHVGPSGSGQTVKAANQLIVAVNIQVLGEAIAFLEAYGVDTDAALKVLGGGLAGSKVLDQKGQKMLDRNFDPGFRLALHHKDLGIVTSAAREANVAVPLGALVAQLVAATVNQGDGGLDHSGLFKQVLQLSGRK, encoded by the coding sequence ATGAGCAACGTTGCAGTCATCGGACTCGGAATCATGGGCCTCCCCATGGCCATCAACCTCGTCAAGGCCGGCCACACGGTCACCGGCTTCAACCGCAGCCAGGACAAGATCGACAAGCTCGTCTCCGAAGGCGGCCAGGGTGCCACCAGCATCGCGGACGCAGTCAAGGACGCCGACGTCGTCATCACCATGGTCCCGGACTCCCCCGATGTTGAGGGTGTTGTCAGCGGCAAGGACGGCGTCTTCGCCAACGCGAAGAAGGGCACCCTCTGGATCGACGCATCCAGTATCCGCCCGGACGTCGCCAAGCGCCTCTCCGAAGACGCAGTCGCAGCAGGCATCCGCCCGCTCGACGCTCCCGTATCCGGTGGCGAACAGGGCGCCATCGACGCCGTTCTGTCCATCATGGTCGGCGGCGAAGCTGCCGACTTCGAGGCAGCACAGGATGTCCTCAACGCAGTGGGCAAGACCATCGTCCACGTCGGCCCGTCCGGTTCCGGCCAGACCGTCAAGGCAGCCAACCAGCTGATCGTAGCCGTCAACATCCAGGTTCTCGGCGAGGCCATCGCCTTCCTCGAGGCCTACGGCGTAGACACCGACGCAGCACTGAAGGTCCTGGGCGGCGGCTTGGCCGGCTCCAAGGTCCTCGACCAGAAGGGTCAGAAGATGCTCGACCGCAACTTCGACCCCGGCTTCCGCCTGGCCCTCCACCACAAGGACCTCGGCATCGTCACCTCCGCAGCCCGCGAAGCCAACGTCGCTGTCCCGCTCGGCGCACTCGTCGCCCAGCTCGTCGCCGCAACCGTCAACCAGGGCGACGGCGGCCTCGACCACTCGGGCCTCTTCAAGCAGGTCCTCCAGCTCAGCGGCCGGAAGTAA
- the gcl gene encoding glyoxylate carboligase: MAKMRTVDAAVAILEKEGATEAFGLPGAAINPFYSAMRAHGGIRHTLARHVEGASHMADGYSRAADGNIGICIGTSGPAGTDMITGLYAAQADSIPMLCITGQAPVAKLHKEDFQAVDIESIAKPLTKFAMTILEPGQVPGAFQKAFQLMRSGRPGPVLLDLPIDVQMAEIEFDIDAYEPLPIEKPKASRKQLEKALDLLTAAKHPLIVAGGGVINAGASAQLVELAEILNVPVIPTLMGWGAIPDDHQLMAGMVGLQTSHRYGNETFLQSDFVIGIGNRWANRHTGGLDTYTAGRKFVHIDIEPTQIGRVFSPDLGIASDAGAALDGLLELARERQAAKTLPDYSGWVAECQERKGSLHRKTNFDNVPIKPQRVYQEMNKAFGRDTTYVSTIGLSQIAGAQMLHVFGARKWINAGQAGPLGWTAPAALGVVRGTPDATVVALSGDYDFQFMIEELAVGAQFNLPYIHVVVNNSYLGLIRQSQRGFNMEQNVSLAFENINSPETNGYGVDHIKVAEGLGVKAIRVEDPNDLPAAFDKAKALMGEFKVPVVVEVILEKITNISMGVEINGVNEFEELAETAADAPTAILTKA, encoded by the coding sequence ATGGCAAAGATGCGCACCGTTGATGCGGCCGTAGCCATCCTGGAAAAGGAAGGCGCAACCGAAGCTTTCGGTCTGCCCGGCGCAGCGATCAACCCCTTCTACTCAGCAATGCGTGCCCACGGCGGCATCCGCCACACGCTGGCCCGCCACGTTGAAGGCGCCAGCCACATGGCTGACGGCTACAGCCGCGCAGCTGATGGCAACATCGGCATCTGCATCGGCACGTCGGGCCCCGCGGGCACGGACATGATCACCGGACTGTACGCAGCCCAGGCTGATTCCATCCCCATGCTCTGCATCACCGGCCAGGCACCCGTTGCCAAGCTGCACAAGGAAGACTTCCAGGCTGTGGACATCGAGTCCATCGCCAAGCCGTTGACCAAGTTCGCCATGACCATCCTGGAGCCGGGCCAGGTTCCGGGCGCCTTCCAGAAGGCGTTCCAGCTGATGCGCTCGGGTCGTCCGGGCCCGGTCCTGCTGGATCTGCCCATCGACGTTCAGATGGCCGAGATCGAGTTCGACATCGACGCCTACGAGCCCCTGCCCATCGAGAAGCCCAAGGCTTCCCGCAAGCAGCTCGAAAAGGCCTTGGACCTGCTGACCGCAGCCAAGCACCCTCTGATCGTTGCCGGTGGCGGCGTCATCAACGCCGGCGCTTCGGCCCAGCTGGTTGAGCTGGCCGAGATCCTGAACGTTCCGGTCATCCCCACCCTGATGGGCTGGGGCGCCATCCCGGACGACCACCAGTTGATGGCCGGAATGGTTGGCCTGCAGACCTCGCACCGCTACGGCAACGAGACGTTCCTGCAGAGCGACTTCGTGATCGGTATCGGCAACCGTTGGGCCAATCGTCACACCGGCGGCCTGGACACCTACACGGCTGGCCGTAAGTTCGTGCACATCGACATCGAGCCGACGCAGATCGGTCGCGTTTTCTCGCCGGACTTGGGCATCGCGTCCGACGCCGGTGCGGCGCTGGACGGTCTGTTGGAGCTGGCCCGCGAACGCCAGGCAGCCAAGACCCTGCCGGACTACTCGGGTTGGGTTGCCGAGTGCCAGGAGCGCAAGGGCTCCCTGCACCGCAAGACCAACTTCGACAACGTGCCCATCAAGCCGCAGCGCGTGTACCAGGAGATGAACAAGGCCTTCGGCCGCGACACCACCTACGTGTCCACCATTGGACTGTCGCAGATCGCCGGCGCGCAGATGCTGCACGTGTTCGGTGCCCGCAAGTGGATCAACGCAGGCCAGGCCGGCCCGCTGGGTTGGACCGCTCCGGCAGCACTCGGTGTAGTCAGGGGCACCCCGGACGCCACCGTTGTGGCCCTGTCCGGTGACTACGACTTCCAGTTCATGATCGAGGAACTGGCCGTGGGCGCACAGTTCAACCTGCCGTACATCCACGTTGTGGTGAACAACAGCTACCTGGGCCTGATCCGTCAGAGCCAGCGCGGCTTCAACATGGAGCAGAACGTTTCCCTGGCCTTCGAGAACATCAACAGCCCGGAAACCAACGGCTACGGCGTTGACCACATCAAGGTTGCCGAGGGCTTGGGCGTCAAGGCCATCCGCGTTGAGGACCCCAACGACCTGCCTGCCGCCTTCGACAAGGCCAAGGCACTGATGGGCGAGTTCAAGGTTCCCGTGGTTGTTGAAGTGATCCTGGAAAAGATCACCAACATCTCCATGGGCGTTGAGATCAACGGCGTGAACGAGTTCGAAGAGCTGGCAGAAACCGCGGCGGACGCACCCACCGCGATCCTGACCAAAGCGTAA
- a CDS encoding glycerate kinase produces the protein MRVVIAPDKFKGSLSAPDVAKHLATGLQAGFGQGIEATRIPVADGGEGTIDAAIGSGFTRRTTTVTGPLGEPVKADFAVRDQEAVIEMAAASGLALLPDGPTSQTAKQATSIGTGELIRAALDLGCRKIILGVGGSANTDAGAGVLQGLGAVFLDKNGNELPGGGAALAEIDSIDFSNFDVRVEATEFVLASDVDNPLLGASGAPAIFGPQKGATPDDVTELDAAASHFVNVLAATTGQHAKFAAKAEGAGAAGGVGYIAIAALKAERRPGIDVVLEFTELERRLKGADLVITGEGSLDEQSLLGKTPMGVSRAAQRNGVPVIAVCGRSTLSREQLTDAGFHTVHALTDLEKDVQKCIAEAGPLLEQLGKHIGVYLAERTENKEYLNV, from the coding sequence ATGCGTGTTGTCATCGCCCCGGACAAATTCAAGGGCTCGCTGTCCGCGCCCGACGTCGCCAAGCACCTGGCAACAGGCCTGCAGGCGGGGTTCGGCCAAGGCATTGAAGCAACACGCATTCCGGTGGCCGACGGCGGCGAAGGAACCATCGACGCCGCCATCGGCTCCGGCTTCACCCGCCGGACCACCACCGTCACCGGCCCGCTCGGCGAGCCAGTGAAGGCCGACTTCGCAGTGCGGGACCAGGAAGCTGTCATCGAAATGGCGGCAGCTTCCGGTCTCGCCCTCCTCCCGGACGGCCCCACGTCCCAGACGGCCAAGCAAGCAACCAGCATCGGCACGGGCGAACTGATCCGCGCCGCGCTGGACCTCGGCTGCCGCAAGATCATCCTGGGTGTTGGCGGCAGCGCCAACACTGATGCCGGCGCAGGAGTCCTCCAGGGCCTCGGGGCCGTCTTCCTGGACAAGAACGGCAACGAGCTCCCCGGCGGCGGTGCGGCACTCGCCGAAATCGACAGCATCGACTTCTCCAACTTCGACGTCCGCGTTGAGGCCACGGAGTTCGTATTGGCGTCCGACGTCGACAATCCCCTTTTGGGGGCCAGCGGAGCCCCAGCCATCTTCGGTCCCCAGAAAGGCGCGACGCCGGACGACGTCACCGAACTGGACGCCGCAGCAAGCCACTTCGTCAACGTCCTCGCGGCAACCACCGGGCAGCATGCCAAGTTCGCGGCCAAGGCAGAAGGCGCTGGAGCAGCAGGCGGCGTTGGCTACATTGCCATCGCGGCACTGAAGGCTGAGCGGCGGCCGGGTATCGACGTCGTGCTTGAATTCACTGAACTCGAGCGCAGGCTCAAAGGCGCCGACCTGGTGATCACTGGAGAAGGCAGCCTGGACGAGCAAAGTCTGCTCGGCAAGACCCCCATGGGCGTCTCACGGGCGGCACAAAGGAACGGGGTTCCCGTGATCGCAGTCTGCGGCCGGAGTACCCTGAGCCGGGAACAACTCACGGATGCCGGCTTCCATACGGTCCATGCACTGACCGATCTGGAAAAAGATGTCCAAAAATGTATCGCTGAAGCAGGTCCGTTGCTTGAACAATTAGGTAAGCACATAGGCGTGTACCTGGCGGAACGGACCGAAAACAAGGAGTACCTCAATGTCTGA
- the allB gene encoding allantoinase AllB, with protein MSEAIGAYDLVIRGQRILTTAGLAAREVGIRDGVIVAIEPLGNGLTGNEVIELADDETLIPGLVDTHVHVNEPGRTEWEGFASATRAAAAGGVTTIIDMPLNSIPPTTTVDGLEQKRVVAKDQAFVDVGFWGGAIPGNKGDLRPLHDEGVFGFKCFLLHSGVDEFPHLDADEMEEDMKELKSFDSLMIVHAEDSHAIDRAPHPGGDHYETFLASRPRGAENKAIAEVIERARWTGARAHILHLSSSDALPMIASAKRDGVNLTVETCPHYLTLMAEEIPDGATAYKCCPPIREASNRELLWKGLQDGTIDCIVSDHSPSTLDLKDLENGDFAVAWGGVSSLQLGLSLIWTEARHRGIPLEQVVSWMAEKPAALARLHNKGQLALGYDADFSIFAPDEAFVVDVTKLKHKNPITPYDGRPLAGVVRKTYLRGTPIDGQNPGGKLLRRGNV; from the coding sequence ATGTCTGAAGCAATCGGCGCCTATGACCTCGTTATCCGGGGCCAGCGCATCCTGACCACCGCCGGCCTCGCAGCCCGCGAAGTTGGCATCCGCGACGGCGTCATCGTCGCCATCGAACCCCTGGGCAACGGCCTGACGGGCAACGAGGTCATCGAACTCGCAGACGACGAAACCCTCATCCCCGGCCTGGTGGACACCCACGTCCACGTCAACGAACCCGGCCGCACAGAATGGGAAGGCTTCGCCTCCGCCACCCGCGCCGCAGCAGCCGGTGGCGTGACCACCATCATCGACATGCCACTGAACAGCATCCCGCCCACCACCACCGTGGACGGCCTGGAGCAGAAGCGCGTGGTCGCCAAGGACCAGGCATTCGTGGACGTCGGATTCTGGGGAGGTGCCATCCCGGGCAACAAGGGCGACCTCCGCCCGCTGCACGACGAAGGCGTTTTCGGCTTCAAGTGCTTCCTCCTGCACTCCGGCGTGGACGAGTTCCCGCACCTGGACGCGGACGAGATGGAAGAGGACATGAAGGAACTCAAGTCCTTCGACTCCCTCATGATCGTCCACGCCGAGGACTCCCACGCGATCGACCGCGCACCTCACCCCGGCGGCGACCACTACGAGACCTTCCTGGCATCCCGCCCCCGCGGCGCCGAGAACAAGGCAATCGCCGAGGTCATCGAACGCGCCCGCTGGACCGGCGCCCGCGCCCACATCCTGCACCTCTCCTCCTCCGACGCGCTTCCCATGATCGCTTCGGCAAAGCGCGACGGCGTCAACCTCACCGTTGAGACCTGCCCGCACTACCTGACGCTCATGGCCGAAGAAATCCCCGACGGCGCCACGGCCTACAAGTGCTGCCCGCCGATCCGTGAGGCCTCCAACCGCGAGCTCCTCTGGAAGGGCCTGCAGGACGGCACCATCGACTGCATCGTCTCGGACCATTCCCCCTCCACACTGGACCTCAAGGACCTGGAAAACGGCGACTTCGCAGTGGCATGGGGCGGCGTTTCCTCGCTTCAGCTGGGCCTGTCCCTGATCTGGACCGAAGCCCGCCACCGTGGCATCCCGCTGGAACAGGTCGTCTCCTGGATGGCCGAGAAGCCCGCCGCCCTGGCCCGCCTGCACAACAAGGGCCAGCTCGCCCTGGGCTACGACGCCGACTTCTCCATCTTCGCCCCGGACGAGGCCTTCGTTGTGGACGTCACCAAGCTCAAGCACAAGAACCCGATCACGCCGTACGACGGCCGTCCCTTGGCCGGCGTCGTCCGCAAGACCTACCTGCGCGGCACACCGATCGACGGCCAGAACCCCGGCGGCAAGCTGCTCCGCCGCGGCAACGTTTAG
- a CDS encoding winged helix-turn-helix domain-containing protein gives MAVNAYGPPPSRGTAARRNGMTAHGLALWVNPAEGDEIDPEVWERAARLVLARAMKLAPEAEVRIWPATGAQHSGVGDTSWGGTPQEAADAGTNGSLSLADALAEARSVTRSDAASDGGDRTEAGGGTAVEPVTLASRRSQLAVDLAAEVVLLDGEPVAFTGMEYKLLRYLVVNCSRAISREELQRFLESFDLPGAAFRSIDVYVGRVRRKLGSARHTVATVRGGGYQFVPGPYATVRGPAEYSI, from the coding sequence ATGGCAGTCAATGCCTACGGGCCGCCGCCGTCGCGGGGAACTGCCGCGCGCCGGAACGGCATGACCGCACACGGCCTGGCGCTCTGGGTCAACCCGGCCGAGGGCGACGAGATCGATCCTGAAGTCTGGGAGCGGGCAGCACGTCTTGTGCTGGCCCGCGCCATGAAACTTGCCCCGGAGGCGGAAGTCCGCATCTGGCCCGCCACCGGGGCACAGCACTCCGGCGTCGGCGACACTTCCTGGGGCGGCACTCCGCAGGAAGCCGCCGACGCCGGTACCAACGGTTCTCTCTCGCTCGCCGATGCCCTCGCGGAGGCGCGTTCGGTGACCCGTTCGGATGCCGCTTCCGACGGCGGCGACCGCACCGAAGCGGGCGGCGGCACCGCCGTCGAGCCCGTAACGTTGGCGAGCCGCCGCAGCCAACTTGCGGTGGACCTCGCCGCTGAAGTAGTGCTGCTGGACGGCGAGCCCGTGGCCTTTACTGGCATGGAATACAAGCTGCTCCGCTACCTCGTGGTGAACTGCTCACGGGCCATCAGTCGTGAAGAATTGCAACGCTTCCTGGAGTCATTTGACCTCCCCGGCGCGGCATTTCGGTCGATCGACGTTTATGTTGGAAGGGTGCGGCGGAAGCTAGGCTCCGCCCGACACACCGTCGCCACCGTCCGTGGTGGCGGCTACCAGTTCGTGCCAGGCCCTTATGCCACAGTGCGCGGACCCGCGGAATACAGCATCTGA
- the bcp gene encoding thioredoxin-dependent thiol peroxidase codes for MTQKLLVGTQAPDFALLDADGTKVSLSDYRGRNVIVYFYPKAATPGCTTEACDFRDNLASLQGKGYDVIGISPDGPEDLAKFTGEFALTFPLLSDEDHKVALAYGAWGEKLVDGEIVEGLVRSTVVLDGEGTVKLTQYQVSAQGHVQALKEELGV; via the coding sequence ATGACCCAGAAACTCCTCGTCGGAACGCAAGCACCTGATTTCGCGCTTCTCGACGCCGACGGCACCAAGGTCTCGCTGTCCGACTACCGCGGACGCAACGTCATTGTGTACTTCTACCCGAAGGCAGCCACCCCCGGCTGCACCACCGAGGCTTGCGACTTCCGAGACAACCTCGCCAGCCTGCAGGGCAAGGGCTACGACGTCATCGGGATCTCCCCGGACGGCCCAGAGGACCTCGCGAAGTTCACCGGTGAATTCGCCCTGACCTTCCCGCTGCTCTCCGACGAAGACCACAAAGTGGCCCTCGCTTACGGCGCTTGGGGCGAGAAGCTGGTTGACGGCGAAATCGTCGAAGGCCTGGTCCGCTCCACCGTTGTCCTCGACGGCGAAGGCACCGTGAAGCTCACCCAGTACCAGGTCAGCGCCCAGGGCCACGTCCAGGCGCTCAAGGAAGAGCTGGGCGTCTAA
- a CDS encoding SpoIIE family protein phosphatase: MVSSPPVRHAVVVEDDADIRGLLVLVLEQLDFVVTEAPDGLSGVEAVRNTNAELVTLDVNLPDIDGMEVCRRLREFSDAYILMLTARADEIDRLNGLDIGADDYINKPFSPKELQARIRALFRRARTPAAPAEDSGQTDELERAAVVQKSLLPRETVRLEGYDVAGAFRPTRSVGGDFYDWYQTRDGMHLTFADAMGKGMGAALIAATVRAVMRSVADTPAIDAAFASASATIASDLDQSGSFATMFHARLDAPSGRFSYIDAGHGLALHIPAEGAAQRLVSAGPPVGILDGQHWPAAELLLEPGDTLVIVSDGVLDAHASLEDFIRNVEKAARSEETSDDVCAALLGLAPVETAEDDVTAVVVRRKPDVQH; the protein is encoded by the coding sequence ATGGTCTCTTCCCCACCCGTGCGCCACGCTGTAGTCGTCGAAGATGATGCCGACATCCGCGGACTCCTCGTCCTGGTCCTCGAGCAGCTCGACTTTGTGGTGACCGAAGCACCTGACGGTCTGTCCGGCGTCGAGGCTGTCCGCAATACCAACGCGGAACTTGTGACCCTCGATGTGAATCTCCCGGACATTGACGGCATGGAAGTCTGCCGCCGGCTCCGCGAATTCTCGGACGCCTACATCCTCATGCTCACGGCACGCGCAGACGAGATTGACAGGCTCAACGGCCTGGACATCGGCGCCGACGACTACATCAACAAGCCCTTCAGTCCCAAGGAACTTCAAGCCCGTATCCGCGCGCTGTTCCGCCGGGCCCGCACGCCCGCCGCGCCGGCCGAGGACAGCGGCCAAACGGACGAACTCGAGCGCGCAGCAGTGGTGCAGAAGAGCCTCCTCCCCCGCGAAACAGTCCGCCTCGAAGGATACGACGTCGCAGGCGCCTTCCGCCCCACCCGCAGCGTAGGTGGGGACTTCTACGACTGGTACCAGACCCGCGACGGCATGCACCTGACGTTCGCGGACGCCATGGGCAAGGGCATGGGCGCGGCCTTGATCGCAGCCACCGTCCGTGCGGTGATGCGTTCAGTGGCCGACACTCCGGCCATCGACGCCGCTTTCGCCTCAGCCAGCGCCACCATCGCCTCGGACCTGGACCAGTCCGGCTCCTTCGCCACGATGTTCCACGCGCGGCTGGACGCTCCCTCCGGAAGGTTCAGCTACATCGACGCTGGCCACGGACTTGCCCTGCACATCCCGGCGGAGGGGGCAGCGCAGAGGCTTGTATCCGCCGGGCCCCCGGTGGGCATCCTCGACGGTCAGCACTGGCCCGCCGCTGAGCTCCTGCTGGAACCAGGCGACACGCTGGTAATCGTCAGCGACGGCGTACTGGACGCCCACGCTTCCCTCGAAGACTTCATCCGGAACGTCGAGAAGGCAGCGCGGAGCGAGGAAACGTCGGACGATGTGTGCGCGGCCTTGCTGGGGTTGGCCCCGGTCGAAACAGCCGAAGACGACGTGACCGCCGTCGTCGTTCGTAGAAAACCTGACGTCCAGCACTAA